DNA sequence from the Pichia kudriavzevii chromosome 4, complete sequence genome:
AAAGATGGATGGAAAGATGGTAGATGTGATTAAGTTTTAGATTATCATTTATTTCATACTTGTACATAATAGTGGATTACAGAATAAAACGTTACACCATTTGACCTAAAAATCAGAAAGATTTAGCGGCATACTGCTTCCTCTACCACTCGGATATAACTTGATCCTACCTTCGTATTTATGAGGTTTAGGTATATCTATCTGATTTTCGAATTTGAATCTTgggttttcaatttttaaaCTTCCGCTCGCTTTTGTAGAGCCAGCGTTTGATGTAGCTAACTGTGCCCCATTACTTGAGCCAGTGATTGTATAAGCCGAAACGTCTATCTTTCTAATCTGGTTACCAGCAATTTGTTGCTGCACAATCTGATCTGTAGTTTGTGTATTGCTTGGTCCACGTTGGTGATGATATTTTCCAAGCTTCAATTTAGATCCAATTCCTCCAAATAGTCCTTCTTGATGTTTAACAACTGGTTGCACTGGTTCTGAATTCAGGTTTAAGCACGAAAGGTCTGGTGCATTATTTAAAGATGGATCCACAGAAGAAGGAGCAGGGGCAGATGGCGGAGGAGGTGGCGGCGGtgctttcttttttgtgCTAACtgtagaagaagaaaagacaCTGATAGAATCTGAAGTATCAGGTTGCAACGGGGTATGTGCAAGTGTGGATACCGCTGTTTTTTGTTGTGGAGGGGGTGGAGGAGGATGCGAGAGAGAGGAGGGAGGAGACGGAGTCGACATTGGTGGAACTTGCGGTGGTTGTGGCGGTGGCGGCGATGGAGCGCCGGTACTTGAAGGTATACTTGGAGGTATACTTGGCGGTATACTTGGGGGGACCGGAGGTGCAGATGATAATGAATGAGAAGCAGATGtctcttttgaaaaagcgTTGGTGGGTATTGTCTTCGGAGGAGAGGTATGTTGAGGAGGAACAGAAGGCGCCACAGGAggagttgatgaagatggttTCTGGTGAGTTCTCTTCATAATCTCATCTAACAATGGATTCCCGCTAGGTTGAGGAGTAGAAGGTACTGATGGTACAGAGCTCTTTACTTCGATAGTTTCTTGGGCCGGTGGTGCACTTGttgtttgctttttcttctgGGCAACTATgttatcatcaacaacaaatttaTCGTTTCTACGCTGGtttatttcatcaagaaaagGTAAACCTCCACCTAAACCTGATGTTTTAGGAGCAGATGAAGTAATCTTTGAGGATGAGGAGCCGGAAATAGCAGGAGGAGCAGGAGGAGCAGGAGGAGCAGGAGGAGCAGGAGGAGCAGGAGGAGCAGGAGGAGCAGGAGGAGCAGGAGGAGCAGGAGGAGCAGGAGGAGGTGAGGGTGCACAAGAAGATGGCAGTGGGGGAGCATTAGAAGATGGCAGTGGAGGAGCACTAGAAGATGGCAGTGGAGGAGGTTGCGGTGACGACCTACTTGGCAATGGTGAACGTGGCTTTGGCGAATTTGTAAAAGGAGAAGGTGATGCAAAAGGCCTATTTGGCAAGCGAGTGTTTGTTGCTAAAGcaggaggaggaggagcAGACGGTAGATTCGGTGGATTTGGTGCATGAGAGGAAGGCACAGGAGGTGCCGAGGTTAAAGGCAGTGAAGGATCCTTGTGTTGTGGTGATGGTGGAATGCCTCCGCTAGCTTTTGAGACCTttgcatcatcaacaacaaaccGGTCATCTCTTctcttgttgatttcatttaaaaATGGTAGTCCACCGGCTGTAATTGGAGGAGCCGATGCGCCTGATGATGGTTTTGACGGAGCAGGAGGAGCATTACCACTAagtggtggtggtggtggaggaggaggaggttgtggtgatgaagatgacgaagCAGATGGTAAAGCGTTTCCCGACGGAAGAGGTGGAGGAGTGGATCCAGGAAGAGGTGGAGCCGATAGGGAAGGTAGCTGTGGTGGAGCAGACGATTTTGGGAAGGCTGTATTTGGTCTTTTGGAGGGGACGTTTGGTCTCTGTGAAGGCAATGAGGGTGTCGATGGAGCATTGAAGGAAGGAATCGATGGTGCCGAAGCTGAGGGAAGAGGAGGAGCTGGTGTTGGGGGAGCAGGCGGTATGGATGGAGGTGAAGCAGACGGTAAGGACGGTGGTAGAGCAGACGGTATGGAGGGGACGCCATTTGTAGTTGGTGGTTTAGAAGATCTTCCTATGGGTCTCCCCGTTGGAACCGAAGGTGCTGAACCAGGAGAAGAAGTAGGGTTCCTTGGTTTGGACACATGTTTGAGTTTTGGAATACCACCGGCAAATATATCTCCCAGTTGTGGAGCCATTGAAGGGACTGCTGGTGCCGAGGGGCCACTGGCGGGAACCATTGGCGACATTGGAGGTGCAGCatttgaaggtgaagagCCACCAACAAGCGGGGCAGACCTGTCGTTAGTGACGGCCTTCTTCAAGGTTTTCCCCTTTCTGATATCGCCAAGTAAGGCGTTTCGATCTGGAGTGACTTTGGGGAGTCCTCCCGCTGACGACGCTGGCGGCGCTGCCGGCGCCATTGGTGGAGGAGGTGGAGGAGGAGGTGGTGGGGGTGGCATCTGTGTCTAAAGAGATGTTAGCCTTGTCGTTAAATAGCTGTTGGAGCACACTCCAAGAGATACATATCTGTATTCTTTACAAAGTACCAGTCTGTAAAATGCGATTCGGCTTCACAGAGGAGTTGATGTGGATTTCTCACACTTTCgtgagaaaacaaaaaaacagtGAAATTCATGTCAGCTTCGCTACTATGGAGTTCTTAAACTAGACCTTACATAaaatatatgtatacatataatatatatatatatatatatacactATACAATAACGAGTAGAATATATACAGAGACTTAGTGTGTACTAGGGCACAAAGCCAGGATGCTGGGTTGTAGCTATACCAAGTCTATCCGGCTCTAGTCGTCGCCCTTGACAATACCAACCTTAGCAGGACGAAGAACACGACCATTCAATTCGTAACCAGGCTGTTGGACGTAAAAGACAGTACCTGGCTTCTTCTCCTCATGTGGTGCCTGGAACGTTGCCTCGTGTCTGTTTGGGTCAAACTCCTCATCAATAGGATCGATCTTGGCCAGTCCGTGTCTATGCAGGGTTTTCTCGAAAACGTCCCTGGTCAATTTGACACCATCGTATAATAGTTTGATTTCGTCATTGGTCTTAATAGAATCTTCCTTAACAGCACCCAAGGCATGTCCAAAGTTGTCAATAGACTCAATCAGATCCTTGGCAAACTTCTGGAGGGCAAAGTCACGGGCCTTTTGGATCTCCCTCTTTGTGGTTTCTTgcaaattgataaaatccGCCTTGGATCTCACATACGCGTCCTTCAACTCAACATactccttctccttcttggCTAGTTTTGCCTTGAGCTCCTCTACAGGGTCAGCTGCACCAgcttcttcaccatcagTAGGCTTTGTCTCTTCTCCTGCACTGTCCTTGGCATTGAACATCAATGCAGACTGTGAAAAAGGTCTTCTAGCAGAGAAACGTGCTTGTAATCTGAAGGCTGCTAGAGAACCCTTTAAAGACTTGTGGCTGATCATGTACATCTTCAACACTTGATATATAGAATCAACCAATTCAGTTTAAACTTTAATAAGAATCTTAAAAGGAAGGTTTGTCAATCTAGAGAATAGAAATGGACACACCTCATTGAGGAAACGGCAATTAAAGGGCGAGGGACggaaattaaaaatacAGTGACCAATTCACATACTTTGTTTTGCCCTCATTTTAcagttttccatttttttttttcttcctcctccttaTGGATTTGtgttgaagaggaaaaagaaaaaaaaagagaataaaaaaaggaataaTAAAGTTAAGAAcaacttgttcttctaAGATTGTCAGTTTCTagttgtttattttttctatattGCTGCTTCATTGACATCCTCCTTATAGCAGAACAAagtctttctttctttacTCATACTCATACTCATACTAAAGCTCATACTAAAGCTCATACTAAAGCTCATACTCATACTAAAACTCATACTCATACTAAAACTCATACTCATACTAAAACTCATACTAAAACTCATATTTTTAacacccccccccccccccccctttttCTTGATACAGATAATCATGTCGATGTCGACACATAGTTCGGCGGTGTCTGGTAATGGCGCCTCCTTTGCAGAACCTTCAAAGGGCCACGGCTCCTTTGGAGAGCAGTATGCAGCCTCACTTCAGGAGTTGACATTCAACTCAAGGCCTATCATTGAGGCACATACCTTGCTTGCAGAGGAAAACACGGCGCATGCTCTCGAGATTGTTGTCGCCATTGAGGAACGGATAGAGAAGGCCATTCCTTCGCAGAAGCTATATTCTTTATACTTGTTAGACTCCATTTCTAAGAACATAGGCTTGCCCTATACCAacttattttcaaataaccTATTTAAAACTTTCACCCGTACGTACGGGTTGGTGGATGATCCCACAAGATGTAAACTGATCAAGTTGTTCAAGACATGGAAGGTCCCCACGGCGGCAACCGGGTTGCCACTATTTGATCAGGGCCAACTTGATCGGATCGAAGAGTTTCTAATTAAGGTCACCAATCCTCTGGTCAACAATAATAGAACAGTGGCAGATAGTATGAAGAATGCCAATTTAGGTAGTGGCGGCACCTTTAATGGTGGCCCTGCAACAGACATTCTTAACAAGGACAAGTTTACCCTTATAAATGAAACGGACGAGCTATTAAGAATGGTGGATGCTAGGTTGAAGGTGATGTCCGATACCAAGACCCAACAACGGTATACTCTATTGAACAAGTTAAAGACAATTCTCGGCGGAAAGAGCTCTATTCCCCAAGCACAGTTGGATGAGGTGGCCAAACAATTGCATGCCATTCGAACCGACGAGATTCTCAAGAGTAACTCGATCAAGAGGGAAAAGGAGGCAGAGTTGTTCAaattgcaacaacaacaacaacaacaacaacaacaacaacaacaacaacaacagcaacaacctCAAAACGTACAACCTCAAAACGTACAACCTCAAAACGTACAACCTCAAAACGTACAACCTCAAACTGTACAACctcaaatttcttcattacAAGGATTGCTCAATTTGAGCAACCAAGCGCCGGTTGCAAATCCTCTTGGTCTAAAGAACCTCTCgtttcttgaaaatatactGAAGAAAACCAGTAATGGCGGGATCAATGAAACAAATACTACAAATGCCCCCCAAGTTGACTTTAAATTTATCAAGCCTTCCAAGAAGGTTATTGTAGAAGACGCAGTTTTAGATCAAAAGTTCATAAATAACCATGTGCCGACAATAACTGATATATCTCTCTTGTATGAGTTCAAGCCAATACAATGTAAAGAGTGTGGTAGACGATTCAGTGATGATGAGGCGGGCGCTGTAGCCAAACGGCAGCATGACGAATGGCACCAAAGGGTCGATGCCAGAATGAGAACCGGAGGTTCTGGACTAGGTGGTGTTGTGAATCGTTCTTGGTATCTTAGGGGGAGAGAATGGATGgaatttgaatataatgaagatgaaatagACAAGCACGGGCTCTCTGTTAACGGTGATAAACATGGTAGTTCCAACGATGGCAGCACATGTTTaagaaaagataaagagGGGGACAAGGACAAGAGAGAAGCCACCGATGAGGGCAGTTCCAAGTACGAGCATTTTGATCCATCTGAGGCTCCCAAGCATATAGTCAGGATTCCAGAGTCCTCTTCCAACGAGGTTGTTTGTGCTATATGTAGGGATAAGTTGGTTGGCGTTTTCGATGAGGAGAGTGGTGACTGGATTTGGCGTAATGCCATCATGTATCGCAGCCGGGTATTGCACTGGTCCTGCTACATGGAAACACGACAAAGAGGAAGGCGATCCCTTGGTAGGGAGCGTTCTCCACAGAGGTGACTCTCCTGTTGTACAGTTGAACCTATATCGTTACATTAATCGATGTAGCTTGACTTGTATGATGCAGCATTACATAATATAGTTAAATGTAGTTAAATATAGTACAATATAGTACGATATAGCACAATATATCACGATATAGCACAATATATCACGATATAGCACAATATATCACGATATAGCACAATATATCACGATATAGCACAATACAGCACAATACAGCACAGTATAGTAACAAATAGTAAAAACATAGCAACCTACATTACAACATAGTAGACTACGGTATAGTATGGcttgatttgaattttttttcttttaaaaaaCTATAAACGAAGAATAAATAGATTGGTGAATGAGTCGATGAACAAGTAGATAAATAAATAGTCCATTGCTTCTAATGGTGTGGTTTTGGTTGAATGTAGTCTTCGTAGAGAGAGTACGCAACAAATAGTCCAAATCCAAGGTATAGGCCCGGAAAGGCACCCTTAAAACGCTGGCCCTTGGCGAAAACACCCTGTGTTCTCCATGCAtctcttttcttccatGGGTCTGCAAATGCCATTTTGTACTGTACTAGGTTGGGTTGGGTTGGGTTGTGCTGTCCTTTGTCCTGGCGTTGTGTACCAGTTGTCCCTACCGAGCATCTCTTATATCCAATGGTTTAGAGCGCCAGTTAAAAAAGGTCAAATTACGCATCCACTCAGAGTGAGAACATCTGCGGTGCACGGATGGACGAGTCAATTTTCTCCCCTCTTTCATGAAGCTTTGAGGCTCGGCATTGTTGTTACACTAATGGTGTCTTCCTCTTTGAAGGTTATAAGAGGGCCACTGTTgccccccctccccctccCCTAAAGGAAGGTTCATTTTTTTATACCAATTGGCTCATTGTTTCTGCTGACGTATATTGTTCCTTTATTACTGTTATAGATATGGTTGGCATACCTCTTGGACAGGCAATGTAATGCCACCTGACCATGGAACAGATACACAATTGTACCGCTGGTTTGACtgcaatattttttttgttcacCCATACATTAAAGAAAAGGCCAAGACCATCCACTTTTGTTTCTACTTTTACTTCTACTTTTACTTCTACTTTTACTTCTACTTTTACTTCtacttttcttttaccTATTGGAAGGGACTGTTCGTGGAATTGTTCAGTAGGTTATGAGATTGCATTGCAGAGAAACACCTCTGACAAGGGGAAAAACATACACAGAAGGCTCAGCAGCGAAATTTTGTTCCCCctttgtattttatttctcTCCTTagttttaaaatttttatttctttttaccttatttttaaaattttatttttttcctttaattttGTTCTGTAGCATTTTTGTCAATAGCTCTCTTTCATTCTATTCAATCGTTCCTGCTTATTTGGATTTTACTAATACATAATATTTCGGTTACAACCTGtcataaatttgaatagaGCAACAAATGGTGGACCTTAGAACAACTATTCTAAGCGAAATAGTTAGCTCAAACTATACTTGTCTGGTTTGTACCGATCATATTACTCCCACATCAAAGATTTGGTCTTGTTCTAATTGTTATAGAGCATTTGATTTATCATGTATTCAAGATTGGGCAAAACGTGGATCATCAACTCAAGATGATCGGTCCTGGAGATGTCCATCTTGTAATTATTctcatttgaaaatcccCAAATTATATACATGTTGGTGTGGGAAATCTATCAATCCAACTTTTAACTATTTGGAACCTCATAGTTGTGGTAATTTATGTTCGAAATCGCTAGAAACTTGCCATCACGATTGTACGCTTACTTGTCATCCAGGACCtcatattgaaaaatgtacATCTCTTGGACCAATAATGAAATGTCATTGTGGGAAAAATTCTAGACAACTTCCTTGCATTAATACTCCATATGATGAAGGTTGGTCTTGTGAAGAAATTTGTAATGATATTCTACCATGCGGAATTCATAAATGTCAGAAAAAATGCCATTCAGGAAACTGTGGTGATTGCCACTCGAATCTAGAAGTTTTTTGTTACTGTGGTAAATCTCATGATTTAATTAAATGTAATGAACGTTTACCGAAAAAGTCAATTGTCtctttcaataaatcatGGATTGGGAATTTTCAGTGTTCTAACCCTTGTAATATCAAATTGGATTGTGGAATACATACATGTGTGGAAGGGTGCCACCCATTAAATAATGATAGTCATAAATGTCCAAATTCCCCTTtaaatttgagtttttgtCCATGTGGGAAAACGAAAATCAATGATCTATTACAACATCCAAGAGAGAGTTGCTTGGATCCAATACCTACTTGTGATAAGGTATGCGGTAAGCGCTTACCCTGTGGTCATAAATGTTATTGGAATTGCCATGAAGGTCCATGTGCTCCTTGTTATCAAGTTGTAGATCTGGATTGTCAATGTGGAACTTGCCATTATTCCATTGCATGTGGATTAAAACAGGATGGTTATATCCCTACCTGTAATACTAAGTGTGGAGCCAAATTCAACTGTAAGCGTCATTATTGTGCAAAACGGTGTTGTGCATTTAGAAAGATTGCATTAGATAGATCTAAATTGATTAAAAAACAACTAAGGAATAACCTGATTACAACATCAGTTGTTGaatctcttgaaattgaaaaggaacATACTTGTGAGAAAGTCTGTGATCAGCCTCTATCCTGTGGTAAACATAGATGTAAAGAAATATGTCATCCTGGTTCATGTCCACCATGTTTAGAATCTTCATCTGATGATTTGGTGTGCCATTGTGGTAAAACAGTTGTTCCTGCACCCGTTAGATGTGGAACAACTTTACCTGTTTGTCCATACCAATGTAAAAGACCAACACTTTGTGGACATAGACCAGAGCCCCACCATTGTCATGAAGATAATATTCCATGCTCAAAATGTACAATGTTGGTTACAAAAACTTGTCAATGTGAAAAGCAAAATAAAGTTACAAATGTTATGTGTTATCAAGAAATAGTCAGTTGTTTCAAGATATGTGGCAAGTTGTTACCTTGTGGCAAGCATAAATGTAAAAAGACTTGTCACAAGCCGGGGGAGTGTCAAATAAAATGTAATGAAAAATGTTTGATGCCTAAAAAATGTGGACATTTGTGTCAACAAGTGTGTCATCAATCAAAACCTtgcaatgaaaatattccaTGTAGGGAAACACTTATGATTTCATGTGATTGTGGTAGAAGGAAGCAACCAATGCTATGTTTCTCGGTTACTAAGATGATAGAAGATAATTCTcaagatgatgaaacttACATTCCACACATTGAATGCGATGAAATCTGTATTAAACAGAGGAGAAGTAAAATGTTATTTGAAGCCTTGGGATTAGATCCGGAGAAGAACAAAGAAACTGAACTATCTTTGCAAATGAGAATGGTGGAAGCATTGTACAGTCCTTTTGTACTAAACCTTTATGCAAAACAGAAAACTTGGTGTTTAagcattgaaaatatatttcaaaaactcGTCTCAGAAACCATCGAAACATCTTTCCAATCTATGTCTAATTCTTCATTAAAACAATCGTACCATTTCAGACCAATGAAGGAAATTCAAAGACGATTTATTCACGAACTGGCAGAAACATGGAAATTGCTCTCGGAGTCTCATGATAGAGAGCCAAAAAGGTCAGTTTTtataaaattattgaagtCTTCTCATATACCAGATCTTTCACTGGAGGAAGCATACAAAATTCAGAAGGATTATaaagaaatgaagaagaatcaaGCTGTTAAGAAAGCCAACTCCATCAAGTTCAGTGAAGATGACAAGAGTCGTTTAGCGACTCCTACGTTAGATGACGAATCATTTATTCCCTTTAATGCAGTACTGCTCaaagatgttttctttggtgtTACTGTAAATAGTATGGATGCTGCACTTTATGATTTATGGACTTCAATCAACTCCTTCGGCGAAAGAAGATTTTCGTTGattcaaaatggaaatgttgaatttattaGTGAAAATATCTTCCTATTTGTGTGCGACTGTATAGGCACCGATGCCGATAAGGAGACCAAATTCGAACTTGAGAGACAAATCAAGGAATTATCTACTCTCTTCAATGATAAAGTGAAGGAGAAGAACTTGGCAATGAAGTGTATACCAGCAAAAATTGATAAGGAGAATAACGTAGTCCTAGAGATCATGACGGAGGAAGAACCCATCACCCCTACTGAATTGGAGGACACTGTTTCTGCTGTTGACGATATAAGTAAAGAATTAGAATCTGTTAGCATTGAGGAATCTACGGTTTCTTCCGAATGGTGGTaattttgatctttttAGACGTATTTATGTTTATAAATTAACAACCAATGGATCTCCTAGATGCCTGACTGCTGAAGAATCCAAGATAGACACTTAATCGTGTCCCTCTTTGAGTTAAATGTAGACTCTAATAAAATTTGCTTATCTTCAACCTTTGTTACCTTAACGTTCATAGTTATATGTAATGTGGTGTAACTTGACTCCAATTTAATGCAAATTAGCAAACCTCTCACCTTCAAGATAAGCATACTTATTGGTGCTAGTTTTGAACTCACCCTTAAAAAGGGATCATTATTATAGCATCTCTTGGAGTTCTGAAATTGTTGTAATTGGTTAGGATCGTTtacatattttttgatggtCATATTGTTGGTAAATGTTGCCTTAGCATCAACTTCATCCATTCCTATTTCCAGCAATAAGTCAAATagcaatttttcaagtttatgGATTGTATGATTGTGTTTGGTATACATTAATAGCGGACGGAGTAAAAAGCCATGTCTACTTTTCATAACGTTCTGGTCTTTATTCAA
Encoded proteins:
- a CDS encoding uncharacterized protein (PKUD0D04150; similar to Saccharomyces cerevisiae YLR337C (VRP1); ancestral locus Anc_4.168) translates to MPPPPPPPPPPPPMAPAAPPASSAGGLPKVTPDRNALLGDIRKGKTLKKAVTNDRSAPLVGGSSPSNAAPPMSPMVPASGPSAPAVPSMAPQLGDIFAGGIPKLKHVSKPRNPTSSPGSAPSVPTGRPIGRSSKPPTTNGVPSIPSALPPSLPSASPPSIPPAPPTPAPPLPSASAPSIPSFNAPSTPSLPSQRPNVPSKRPNTAFPKSSAPPQLPSLSAPPLPGSTPPPLPSGNALPSASSSSSPQPPPPPPPPPLSGNAPPAPSKPSSGASAPPITAGGLPFLNEINKRRDDRFVVDDAKVSKASGGIPPSPQHKDPSLPLTSAPPVPSSHAPNPPNLPSAPPPPALATNTRLPNRPFASPSPFTNSPKPRSPLPSRSSPQPPPLPSSSAPPLPSSNAPPLPSSCAPSPPPAPPAPPAPPAPPAPPAPPAPPAPPAPPAPPAISGSSSSKITSSAPKTSGLGGGLPFLDEINQRRNDKFVVDDNIVAQKKKQTTSAPPAQETIEVKSSVPSVPSTPQPSGNPLLDEIMKRTHQKPSSSTPPVAPSVPPQHTSPPKTIPTNAFSKETSASHSLSSAPPVPPSIPPSIPPSIPSSTGAPSPPPPQPPQVPPMSTPSPPSSLSHPPPPPPQQKTAVSTLAHTPLQPDTSDSISVFSSSTVSTKKKAPPPPPPPSAPAPSSVDPSLNNAPDLSCLNLNSEPVQPVVKHQEGLFGGIGSKLKLGKYHHQRGPSNTQTTDQIVQQQIAGNQIRKIDVSAYTITGSSNGAQLATSNAGSTKASGSLKIENPRFKFENQIDIPKPHKYEGRIKLYPSGRGSSMPLNLSDF
- a CDS encoding uncharacterized protein (PKUD0D04160; similar to Saccharomyces cerevisiae YOR232W (MGE1); ancestral locus Anc_8.653), translated to MYMISHKSLKGSLAAFRLQARFSARRPFSQSALMFNAKDSAGEETKPTDGEEAGAADPVEELKAKLAKKEKEYVELKDAYVRSKADFINLQETTKREIQKARDFALQKFAKDLIESIDNFGHALGAVKEDSIKTNDEIKLLYDGVKLTRDVFEKTLHRHGLAKIDPIDEEFDPNRHEATFQAPHEEKKPGTVFYVQQPGYELNGRVLRPAKVGIVKGDD
- a CDS encoding uncharacterized protein (PKUD0D04170; similar to Saccharomyces cerevisiae YDR228C (PCF11); ancestral locus Anc_8.444); this translates as MSMSTHSSAVSGNGASFAEPSKGHGSFGEQYAASLQELTFNSRPIIEAHTLLAEENTAHALEIVVAIEERIEKAIPSQKLYSLYLLDSISKNIGLPYTNLFSNNLFKTFTRTYGLVDDPTRCKLIKLFKTWKVPTAATGLPLFDQGQLDRIEEFLIKVTNPLVNNNRTVADSMKNANLGSGGTFNGGPATDILNKDKFTLINETDELLRMVDARLKVMSDTKTQQRYTLLNKLKTILGGKSSIPQAQLDEVAKQLHAIRTDEILKSNSIKREKEAELFKLQQQQQQQQQQQQQQQQQQPQNVQPQNVQPQNVQPQNVQPQTVQPQISSLQGLLNLSNQAPVANPLGLKNLSFLENILKKTSNGGINETNTTNAPQVDFKFIKPSKKVIVEDAVLDQKFINNHVPTITDISLLYEFKPIQCKECGRRFSDDEAGAVAKRQHDEWHQRVDARMRTGGSGLGGVVNRSWYLRGREWMEFEYNEDEIDKHGLSVNGDKHGSSNDGSTCLRKDKEGDKDKREATDEGSSKYEHFDPSEAPKHIVRIPESSSNEVVCAICRDKLVGVFDEESGDWIWRNAIMYRSRVLHWSCYMETRQRGRRSLGRERSPQR
- a CDS encoding uncharacterized protein (PKUD0D04175; Pfam Domains: NDUF_B12(2.3e-14)) codes for the protein MAFADPWKKRDAWRTQGVFAKGQRFKGAFPGLYLGFGLFVAYSLYEDYIQPKPHH
- a CDS encoding uncharacterized protein (PKUD0D04180; similar to Saccharomyces cerevisiae YNL023C (FAP1); ancestral locus Anc_2.288), whose amino-acid sequence is MVDLRTTILSEIVSSNYTCLVCTDHITPTSKIWSCSNCYRAFDLSCIQDWAKRGSSTQDDRSWRCPSCNYSHLKIPKLYTCWCGKSINPTFNYLEPHSCGNLCSKSLETCHHDCTLTCHPGPHIEKCTSLGPIMKCHCGKNSRQLPCINTPYDEGWSCEEICNDILPCGIHKCQKKCHSGNCGDCHSNLEVFCYCGKSHDLIKCNERLPKKSIVSFNKSWIGNFQCSNPCNIKLDCGIHTCVEGCHPLNNDSHKCPNSPLNLSFCPCGKTKINDLLQHPRESCLDPIPTCDKVCGKRLPCGHKCYWNCHEGPCAPCYQVVDLDCQCGTCHYSIACGLKQDGYIPTCNTKCGAKFNCKRHYCAKRCCAFRKIALDRSKLIKKQLRNNLITTSVVESLEIEKEHTCEKVCDQPLSCGKHRCKEICHPGSCPPCLESSSDDLVCHCGKTVVPAPVRCGTTLPVCPYQCKRPTLCGHRPEPHHCHEDNIPCSKCTMLVTKTCQCEKQNKVTNVMCYQEIVSCFKICGKLLPCGKHKCKKTCHKPGECQIKCNEKCLMPKKCGHLCQQVCHQSKPCNENIPCRETLMISCDCGRRKQPMLCFSVTKMIEDNSQDDETYIPHIECDEICIKQRRSKMLFEALGLDPEKNKETELSLQMRMVEALYSPFVLNLYAKQKTWCLSIENIFQKLVSETIETSFQSMSNSSLKQSYHFRPMKEIQRRFIHELAETWKLLSESHDREPKRSVFIKLLKSSHIPDLSLEEAYKIQKDYKEMKKNQAVKKANSIKFSEDDKSRLATPTLDDESFIPFNAVLLKDVFFGVTVNSMDAALYDLWTSINSFGERRFSLIQNGNVEFISENIFLFVCDCIGTDADKETKFELERQIKELSTLFNDKVKEKNLAMKCIPAKIDKENNVVLEIMTEEEPITPTELEDTVSAVDDISKELESVSIEESTVSSEWW